A genomic region of Mycolicibacterium poriferae contains the following coding sequences:
- a CDS encoding Lrp/AsnC family transcriptional regulator yields MVEAFVLIQTEVGRAEVVAKQLAGLTGVLSSEYVTGPYDVVVRVGAPTLAELKSSVVPGVQQVPGITRTLTCPIADGAAP; encoded by the coding sequence GTGGTCGAGGCTTTCGTTCTGATCCAGACCGAGGTCGGTCGCGCCGAAGTCGTCGCCAAGCAGCTCGCGGGCCTGACCGGCGTGCTGTCGTCGGAATACGTCACCGGCCCCTATGACGTGGTGGTCCGCGTCGGTGCGCCGACACTGGCCGAGCTGAAGTCCTCGGTCGTGCCCGGCGTCCAGCAGGTGCCCGGCATCACCCGGACGTTGACCTGCCCGATCGCCGACGGGGCGGCACCCTAG
- a CDS encoding thiamine-phosphate kinase: MTGDGPGVTLAESGEFAVIDRLVAGRRQPPWVPLGPGDDAAVIACPDGRTVVSTDMLVEDRHFRLDWSSPHDVGRKAIAQNAADIEAMGGRATAFVVGFAAPGHTITAHAVDLADGMWHEADLMGAGIVGGDLVSGPQWVVSVTALGDLGGRTPVRRNGARPGDVVALIGDLGRSHAGYELWRNGIEQFDELRRRHLVPHPPYGQGEVAARTGATSMTDVSDGLLADLGHIASASEVSVDVSLDLLAADLDAVAAAGAVVNADVRQWVLGGGEDHALVATFPTDPPPGWRRIGRVLDHPGSQPRVTVDRVPWHGTAGWESFRVD, from the coding sequence ATGACCGGCGATGGTCCCGGCGTAACGCTGGCGGAGTCTGGTGAGTTCGCCGTCATCGACCGGTTGGTGGCGGGTCGTCGCCAGCCGCCATGGGTGCCGCTCGGACCCGGTGACGATGCTGCAGTCATCGCCTGCCCGGACGGACGTACCGTGGTGAGCACCGACATGCTCGTCGAGGACCGTCATTTCCGCTTGGACTGGTCGTCGCCCCACGACGTCGGTCGCAAGGCGATCGCCCAGAACGCGGCCGATATCGAGGCGATGGGCGGGCGCGCAACCGCATTCGTCGTCGGCTTCGCCGCGCCGGGGCACACGATTACCGCGCATGCCGTCGACCTGGCTGACGGCATGTGGCACGAGGCGGATCTGATGGGTGCCGGCATCGTCGGCGGTGACCTGGTGTCCGGTCCGCAGTGGGTGGTGTCGGTGACGGCGCTGGGGGACCTCGGCGGGCGGACTCCGGTGCGGCGCAATGGCGCCCGTCCCGGGGATGTGGTCGCGCTGATCGGAGATCTGGGCCGCTCGCACGCCGGTTACGAACTGTGGCGCAACGGAATCGAACAATTCGACGAGCTGCGCCGGCGGCACCTCGTGCCGCACCCGCCGTACGGGCAGGGAGAGGTCGCCGCGCGCACGGGAGCGACGTCGATGACCGATGTCTCCGACGGTTTACTGGCCGACCTCGGCCACATCGCCTCCGCGTCCGAGGTTTCCGTCGACGTCTCGCTCGACCTGCTCGCCGCCGACCTCGACGCTGTCGCCGCGGCGGGCGCGGTGGTGAACGCCGACGTTCGACAGTGGGTTCTGGGTGGCGGCGAAGACCACGCGCTGGTCGCGACCTTCCCCACGGATCCGCCCCCCGGCTGGCGGCGCATCGGTCGCGTGCTGGATCACCCGGGTTCGCAGCCACGGGTCACCGTCGACCGTGTCCCGTGGCACGGCACCGCGGGCTGGGAGTCGTTCCGGGTCGACTAG
- a CDS encoding uracil-DNA glycosylase, whose translation MTARPLTELIDPSWADALQPVQAQVATMGEFLRAELAAGHRYLPTGPNILRAFTFPFDQVRVLIVGQDPYPTPGHAVGLSFSVAPDVRPLPRSLANIFTEYCADLGHSAPTSGDLTPWSHQGVMLLNRVLTVRPGTPASHRGKGWEAVTECAIRALVARRQPLVAVLWGRDAATLKPMLGDTASIESAHPSPLSASRGFFGSKPFSRANELLEKMGADPVDWRLP comes from the coding sequence GTGACGGCACGCCCACTTACCGAGTTGATCGATCCATCCTGGGCCGACGCCCTGCAACCGGTCCAAGCCCAGGTGGCGACCATGGGCGAATTCCTGCGCGCCGAACTGGCCGCAGGACATCGCTATCTGCCGACCGGCCCGAACATCTTGCGGGCCTTCACTTTTCCGTTCGACCAGGTGCGGGTGCTGATCGTCGGCCAAGACCCTTACCCGACGCCGGGTCACGCCGTCGGGTTGAGTTTCTCGGTGGCCCCCGACGTTCGGCCGCTGCCACGCAGCCTGGCCAACATCTTCACCGAATACTGCGCTGACCTCGGACACTCCGCGCCCACCTCCGGTGACCTGACCCCCTGGTCGCACCAAGGTGTGATGTTGCTCAACAGGGTGTTGACAGTGCGTCCCGGAACACCGGCGTCGCACCGGGGTAAAGGCTGGGAGGCCGTCACCGAATGCGCGATCAGGGCCTTGGTGGCACGGCGTCAGCCGCTGGTGGCTGTGCTGTGGGGGCGGGACGCCGCCACGCTGAAGCCGATGCTGGGGGACACTGCGTCCATCGAGTCGGCGCATCCGTCACCGTTGTCCGCCTCGCGCGGCTTCTTCGGATCCAAGCCCTTCAGCCGAGCGAACGAATTGCTGGAGAAGATGGGCGCCGACCCGGTGGACTGGCGGTTGCCCTGA
- the rpmB gene encoding 50S ribosomal protein L28 yields the protein MAAVCEICGKGPGFGKSVSHSHRRTSRRWDPNIQSVRAVTRPGGNKQRVNVCTSCLKAGKVSRG from the coding sequence ATGGCTGCCGTGTGCGAGATCTGCGGGAAGGGCCCCGGCTTCGGCAAGTCGGTGTCACACTCCCATCGCCGGACCAGCCGCCGGTGGGATCCGAACATCCAGTCCGTGCGTGCCGTGACGCGCCCGGGCGGCAACAAGCAGCGTGTCAACGTCTGCACCTCCTGCCTCAAGGCCGGCAAGGTCAGCCGAGGCTGA
- a CDS encoding DAK2 domain-containing protein, which produces MSAGLLDASALRAWAHNAVADLISHTDEINRLNVFPVADADTGTNMLFTMRAAWAQADAHSGADDAATVAARLADGALRGARGNSGVILSQILRGLADVSAEAAADRGGGLSDIDGALLAAAFRHAVSLAVTSMGQLVAGTIVSVLQEAASAAEVAAGTGAVLAEVVAEAGRAAAAALERTPTQLEVLAAAGVVDAGGRGLLVLLDALSRTLSGHSPPRPVYLPSPAAAAVAPATPASPQFEVMYLLADCDADGIEKLRVRLDELGDSVAIAASGRQAGTPGRYSVHVHADDAGAAVEAALEVGTPSRIQITALSGGGDRHPSGSWTRERAVLAVVDGGGAESLFRTEGAQTLRVEPDVPISAHQLLHALVNTGAAQVMVLPNGYVAAEELLAGWAVAADWGIDMAPIPAASMVQGLAALAVHDPERRLVDDGFTMARAAGGARHGSVRLAAEEALTWAGTCRPGDGLGIAGDEVVIVGDGLVAAGAGLIDVLLAAGGELVTVLTGHEVDEDVAAALTAHVREHHPGTEMVTFHTGHFGDALLIGVE; this is translated from the coding sequence ATGTCGGCTGGGCTGCTCGACGCGTCCGCCCTGCGGGCGTGGGCGCACAACGCGGTCGCCGACCTGATCAGCCACACCGATGAGATCAACCGGCTCAATGTCTTCCCCGTGGCCGACGCCGACACCGGCACCAACATGCTGTTCACGATGCGCGCCGCATGGGCGCAGGCCGACGCCCACTCCGGGGCCGACGACGCCGCCACGGTGGCGGCCCGGCTCGCCGACGGTGCGTTGCGCGGAGCCCGGGGCAACTCAGGGGTGATCCTGTCGCAGATCCTGCGCGGTCTGGCCGACGTGAGCGCCGAGGCGGCCGCGGACCGGGGCGGAGGACTGTCCGACATCGACGGGGCCCTGTTGGCGGCGGCGTTTCGGCACGCCGTCAGCCTTGCGGTGACCTCGATGGGCCAGCTCGTCGCTGGCACCATCGTGTCGGTGCTGCAGGAGGCTGCCTCCGCGGCCGAGGTTGCGGCGGGAACGGGCGCGGTGCTGGCCGAGGTGGTCGCCGAAGCGGGCCGGGCGGCGGCGGCCGCCCTGGAGCGAACTCCGACCCAACTCGAGGTGCTGGCGGCCGCGGGCGTGGTGGACGCCGGCGGTCGCGGGTTGCTCGTCCTCCTCGACGCGCTGAGCAGGACGTTGTCCGGTCATTCGCCTCCGCGCCCGGTCTATCTGCCCTCTCCGGCCGCGGCCGCTGTGGCACCGGCTACCCCGGCGTCACCGCAGTTCGAGGTCATGTACCTGCTCGCCGACTGTGACGCCGACGGTATCGAGAAGCTGCGGGTGCGGCTCGACGAGCTCGGTGACTCCGTCGCGATCGCGGCTTCCGGCCGCCAAGCCGGAACGCCCGGCCGCTATTCGGTGCATGTGCACGCCGACGATGCCGGCGCGGCCGTCGAGGCGGCCCTCGAGGTCGGCACTCCCAGCCGTATCCAGATCACCGCGTTGAGCGGGGGTGGTGACCGGCATCCGTCAGGCAGCTGGACGCGCGAGCGCGCGGTGCTGGCGGTCGTCGACGGCGGCGGGGCCGAGAGCCTGTTCCGTACCGAGGGCGCGCAGACACTGAGAGTGGAGCCCGACGTCCCCATCAGCGCCCATCAGCTGCTCCACGCGCTGGTCAACACCGGCGCGGCGCAGGTGATGGTGCTGCCCAACGGCTACGTCGCGGCCGAGGAACTGCTGGCGGGCTGGGCCGTCGCGGCCGACTGGGGAATCGACATGGCCCCGATACCCGCGGCGTCGATGGTGCAGGGCCTGGCGGCGCTGGCCGTGCACGATCCCGAACGCCGATTGGTCGACGACGGGTTCACGATGGCCCGCGCCGCTGGCGGCGCGCGGCACGGATCGGTGCGGCTGGCCGCCGAGGAGGCGTTGACGTGGGCGGGCACGTGTCGGCCCGGCGATGGGCTGGGGATCGCCGGTGACGAGGTGGTCATCGTCGGCGACGGCCTCGTCGCTGCCGGGGCGGGTCTGATCGACGTGCTGCTGGCCGCCGGCGGTGAGTTGGTGACCGTGCTCACCGGTCACGAGGTCGACGAGGACGTCGCCGCGGCGCTGACCGCGCATGTCCGTGAACACCATCCGGGCACCGAGATGGTCACGTTCCACACCGGTCACTTCGGGGACGCACTGCTGATCGGGGTGGAGTGA
- the recG gene encoding ATP-dependent DNA helicase RecG, with amino-acid sequence MATLDDRLDFVLGKKAADQLDEYFGIRTVGELIRYFPRKYSDAMTTRGEGEALDLAEGEHVTFVDTITNAETKWTNRTPKRDFLVVTLGQRRPKVTATFFNPRYLKKTLVAGARVMLSGEVGYYRGTMQLTHPAFMVLSTAGRRNIGTKALTSVATATGASGDDLLAEFEKEFFPIYPASAKMQTWEIYACVRQALDVLDPIPESLPKTYVREHGLMSEDEALRAIHVAETEVSRDRAIERLTHDEAVGLQWGLVVRRNSELGASAPQAPVRMDGLVAAMTGQLPFELTAGQHEVLEVISTELAAARPMNRMLQGEVGSGKTIVSVLAMLQLVDAGYQCALLAPTEVLAAQHALSIRTMLGALGMAGQLGGAECATRVALLTGSVTAQQKREVRDEVASGQAGIVIGTHALLQDTVEFHRLGMVVVDEQHRFGVEQRDRLRAKAPEGITPHLLVMTATPIPRTVALTVYGDLETSTLRELPRGRQPITTNTIFAQQKPAWLSRAWERIAEEVRAGRQAYVVASRIDENDTAADDKPANADKGTKSTKKAKKDKKDDDKEPGPPPITVVDLFAVLHQGPLAGLRLGLMHGRLPSDEKDAVMAAFRSGEIDVLVCTTVIEVGVDVPNATVMVVMDADRFGISQLHQLRGRIGRGEHPSLCLLVSNLPEGSKAGRRLTAVAGTQDGFKLAELDLRERSEGDVLGLSQHGRPITLRFLSLSEHRDVIEDARDLCEAVYDFNPGDAGMAFLSAPFTDTDRLDYLDKS; translated from the coding sequence ATGGCCACACTGGACGACCGCCTCGATTTCGTGCTCGGCAAGAAGGCCGCCGACCAACTCGACGAGTACTTCGGGATCCGGACGGTCGGCGAGCTGATCCGGTACTTCCCACGCAAGTACAGCGACGCGATGACGACCCGCGGTGAGGGGGAGGCCCTCGACCTCGCCGAGGGCGAGCACGTCACGTTCGTCGACACCATCACCAACGCCGAAACCAAATGGACCAATCGGACTCCCAAGCGGGATTTCCTCGTCGTCACGCTGGGGCAGCGGCGCCCGAAGGTCACCGCCACGTTCTTCAACCCGCGGTATCTGAAGAAGACGCTCGTCGCCGGCGCCCGCGTCATGCTTTCGGGTGAGGTCGGCTACTACCGCGGCACGATGCAACTGACACACCCCGCGTTCATGGTGCTCTCAACCGCAGGCCGAAGGAACATCGGTACGAAGGCGTTGACGTCCGTGGCCACGGCGACGGGGGCTTCCGGAGACGACCTACTCGCCGAATTCGAGAAGGAGTTCTTCCCGATCTACCCGGCGAGCGCCAAGATGCAGACCTGGGAGATCTACGCCTGCGTGCGTCAAGCGCTCGACGTGTTGGACCCCATCCCGGAGTCATTGCCGAAAACCTATGTGCGCGAGCACGGTTTGATGTCCGAGGACGAGGCGCTGCGAGCGATCCATGTCGCCGAGACCGAGGTTTCGCGTGACCGCGCCATCGAGCGGCTCACCCACGATGAAGCGGTCGGGCTGCAGTGGGGTCTGGTGGTTCGGCGCAACAGTGAGCTCGGTGCGTCCGCGCCGCAGGCGCCTGTGCGGATGGACGGATTGGTGGCGGCCATGACGGGCCAGCTGCCGTTCGAGTTGACCGCGGGCCAGCACGAGGTTCTCGAGGTGATCTCCACCGAGCTCGCCGCGGCACGCCCGATGAACCGGATGCTCCAAGGTGAGGTGGGTTCGGGAAAGACGATCGTGTCGGTGCTGGCGATGCTGCAGCTCGTCGACGCGGGTTACCAGTGTGCGCTGCTGGCGCCGACGGAAGTCCTTGCCGCCCAGCATGCCCTGTCGATCCGTACCATGCTCGGTGCGCTGGGGATGGCCGGTCAGCTCGGGGGAGCCGAGTGCGCGACCCGGGTGGCGTTGTTGACGGGATCGGTGACGGCGCAGCAGAAGCGTGAGGTGCGCGACGAGGTGGCCTCCGGGCAGGCGGGGATCGTGATCGGTACGCACGCGCTGCTGCAGGACACCGTCGAATTCCACCGCCTCGGCATGGTGGTGGTCGACGAGCAGCACCGTTTCGGTGTCGAGCAGCGGGATCGATTGCGCGCCAAGGCCCCCGAGGGCATCACCCCGCATCTGTTGGTGATGACCGCGACACCGATTCCCCGCACCGTGGCGCTCACCGTCTACGGCGACCTGGAGACCTCCACGCTGCGGGAGCTGCCGCGAGGCCGGCAACCGATCACCACCAACACGATCTTCGCCCAGCAGAAACCCGCCTGGCTGAGCCGGGCGTGGGAGCGGATCGCCGAGGAAGTCCGCGCCGGACGGCAGGCATACGTGGTTGCCTCCCGCATCGACGAGAACGACACTGCTGCCGACGACAAGCCCGCCAATGCGGACAAGGGCACGAAGAGCACCAAGAAAGCCAAGAAAGACAAGAAAGACGACGATAAGGAACCGGGGCCACCACCGATCACCGTGGTCGACCTCTTCGCCGTGCTGCATCAGGGTCCGCTGGCCGGTCTCCGGTTGGGCCTGATGCACGGGCGACTGCCCAGCGACGAGAAGGACGCCGTGATGGCCGCGTTCCGGTCCGGCGAGATCGACGTGCTGGTGTGCACCACGGTCATCGAGGTCGGCGTCGACGTGCCGAACGCCACCGTCATGGTCGTGATGGACGCCGACCGGTTCGGGATCAGCCAGCTGCATCAGTTGCGGGGCCGGATCGGGCGCGGCGAGCACCCCAGCTTGTGCCTGCTGGTAAGCAATTTGCCGGAGGGTTCGAAGGCGGGCAGGCGTCTGACGGCCGTGGCCGGAACCCAGGACGGATTCAAGCTCGCCGAACTCGACCTGCGGGAGCGCAGTGAGGGTGACGTGCTGGGCCTGAGTCAACACGGCCGTCCGATCACGCTGCGATTCCTGTCGCTGTCCGAGCACCGCGACGTCATCGAGGATGCCCGGGACCTGTGTGAAGCGGTCTACGACTTCAACCCCGGTGACGCCGGGATGGCGTTCCTGTCGGCGCCGTTCACCGATACCGACCGACTCGATTACCTGGACAAGTCTTGA
- a CDS encoding HNH endonuclease family protein: MSRKQILWLAVAVALAVFVAVQVVDDSRQPSELIAQADVPTVAPGVDVLAGVAEIPERVRGYDYRRDAFGEAWTDDTTAPGGYNGCDTRNDILDRDLIDKTYVAISRCPTAVATGVLRDPYTNATVAFTRGEQTGAEVQIDHLVPLALAWDLGARNWTDVMRVRFANDPANLIAVAGDANQDKGDKQPALWMPPNEAFHCQYAMQFIAVLRGYDLPVDAASAPVLQEAAQTCPAA; this comes from the coding sequence TTGAGCCGTAAGCAGATCCTGTGGCTGGCGGTTGCGGTGGCGCTGGCCGTGTTCGTCGCCGTCCAGGTCGTCGACGATTCCCGGCAGCCCTCGGAGTTGATCGCCCAAGCCGACGTCCCCACCGTCGCCCCCGGCGTCGACGTCCTCGCCGGTGTTGCCGAGATCCCCGAGCGGGTACGGGGATACGACTACCGGCGTGACGCGTTCGGAGAGGCGTGGACCGATGACACCACCGCCCCCGGGGGCTACAACGGGTGCGACACCCGCAACGACATCCTCGACCGTGACCTGATCGACAAGACGTACGTGGCGATTTCGCGCTGCCCGACGGCGGTGGCCACCGGGGTGCTGCGCGATCCCTACACCAACGCCACAGTCGCCTTCACCCGTGGCGAGCAGACCGGGGCCGAGGTACAGATCGATCATCTGGTGCCGCTGGCGCTGGCGTGGGACCTCGGGGCGCGCAACTGGACGGACGTGATGCGCGTGCGCTTCGCCAACGATCCGGCCAATTTGATCGCTGTCGCCGGTGATGCCAACCAGGACAAGGGCGACAAGCAGCCCGCGCTGTGGATGCCGCCCAACGAGGCATTCCACTGCCAGTACGCGATGCAGTTCATCGCGGTGTTGCGGGGCTACGACCTACCGGTGGACGCCGCGTCGGCGCCGGTTCTGCAGGAGGCTGCGCAGACCTGCCCGGCAGCCTGA
- a CDS encoding energy-coupling factor transporter transmembrane component T family protein, whose protein sequence is MTSLDARTRPGLNPVATLLTAAVIAVALVLSVDWVSALTALALEIPLFLALRIRLRTVAFRGAVVTVAAALTALTNLLYGEPSGTVHWHFLLINVSDGSIELAGAMFLRVLAIALPSVLLFVDVTPTELADGLGQVLKLPARFVIGALAGLRMVGLLRQDWQYLGYARRARGVADTNRIRRVFGQAFALLVFALRRGSKLATAMEARGFGAHPTRTWARPSSFGWREAALIAYGTVIAAAAIAVAVAAGTWQFIGGR, encoded by the coding sequence GTGACATCGCTGGATGCCCGGACCCGCCCTGGCCTCAACCCTGTTGCCACGTTGCTGACCGCAGCTGTGATCGCCGTGGCGCTGGTGCTCAGCGTCGACTGGGTGTCGGCGCTTACCGCGCTGGCACTGGAGATTCCGCTTTTCCTCGCGCTCAGAATTCGCCTGCGCACCGTCGCGTTCCGCGGCGCGGTGGTCACCGTCGCGGCCGCGTTGACCGCGCTGACGAACCTGCTCTACGGGGAACCGAGCGGCACCGTGCACTGGCACTTCCTGTTGATCAACGTCAGCGACGGCTCCATCGAGCTTGCGGGCGCGATGTTCCTGCGGGTGCTGGCCATCGCCCTGCCGTCGGTGTTGTTGTTCGTCGATGTCACGCCGACCGAACTCGCCGACGGGTTGGGGCAGGTGCTGAAGCTACCCGCCCGCTTCGTGATCGGGGCGCTGGCCGGACTGCGCATGGTCGGCCTGCTGCGCCAGGACTGGCAGTATCTCGGCTACGCCCGCCGGGCTCGCGGGGTGGCCGACACCAACCGCATTCGGCGCGTGTTCGGTCAGGCGTTCGCCCTGCTGGTGTTCGCGCTGCGCCGCGGTTCCAAGCTGGCCACCGCCATGGAGGCCCGCGGATTCGGCGCCCACCCGACCAGAACCTGGGCGCGGCCGTCGTCATTCGGCTGGCGCGAAGCGGCCCTGATCGCCTACGGCACAGTCATTGCGGCCGCGGCCATCGCGGTCGCGGTGGCCGCGGGCACCTGGCAGTTCATCGGGGGCCGATGA
- a CDS encoding ABC transporter ATP-binding protein — protein MPSAASTHVGARVTAQQWGWQHAGQNSWAVSELDLDIEAGQRVQVLGPSGSGKSTLLLGLAGLLGGADEGHETGRLLVDGSRPADRRGRIGMVLQDPDSQVILSRVGDDVAFGMENFGVPRAAIWPRVDTALRSVGLNLPASQDTSTLSGGQKQRLALAGVLAMNPGLILLDEPTANLDSEGVLEVRDAVTAAADAGGATVVVVEHRTQTWLPVVDRVVVLGPNGQVVADGAPEPTIARQREHLLQSGIWVPGAPPPRISRRRPAADEPLLSATDLSVGYPTAPVRAGLDFQIRRGRVTAVTGRNGTGKSTLALTLGGLLPPQGGRLCAQAQFAPSPRRVEPIGWRSKELLTRIATVFQDPEHQFLTGSVRDEILLGPKALRHNSTETAARADELLDRLRLSHLAHRNPYTLSGGEKRRLSVATVLITRPGLIVLDEPTFGQDRRTWVELVALLSEIADSGTAVVAATHDDEFVDLLADDRIELQ, from the coding sequence ATGCCCTCCGCGGCGTCCACCCACGTCGGCGCCCGCGTAACGGCGCAGCAGTGGGGTTGGCAGCACGCCGGGCAGAACAGCTGGGCGGTCAGCGAACTCGACCTCGACATCGAGGCCGGCCAGCGCGTACAGGTCTTGGGGCCGTCCGGCTCGGGAAAGTCCACCCTGCTGCTGGGCCTCGCCGGGCTGCTGGGTGGCGCCGACGAAGGACACGAGACAGGTCGCCTCCTCGTCGACGGATCTCGTCCCGCCGATCGACGCGGGCGCATCGGAATGGTGCTGCAGGACCCGGATTCGCAGGTGATCCTGTCGCGGGTGGGCGACGACGTGGCCTTCGGCATGGAGAACTTCGGAGTGCCACGCGCAGCGATCTGGCCGCGCGTCGACACCGCCCTTCGCTCCGTCGGTCTGAATCTTCCTGCATCGCAAGACACCTCCACTCTGTCGGGTGGCCAGAAGCAGCGCCTGGCACTCGCCGGGGTGCTGGCGATGAATCCGGGCCTGATCCTGCTCGACGAGCCCACCGCGAATCTGGACTCCGAAGGAGTCCTCGAGGTCCGTGATGCGGTGACCGCGGCCGCCGACGCCGGCGGCGCCACCGTGGTCGTGGTGGAGCACCGCACCCAGACCTGGCTGCCCGTCGTCGACCGCGTCGTCGTCCTGGGCCCGAACGGTCAGGTGGTGGCCGACGGCGCGCCGGAGCCGACCATCGCCCGCCAGCGCGAACACCTGCTGCAGTCCGGGATCTGGGTGCCCGGAGCTCCCCCGCCGCGGATCTCCCGGCGCCGTCCGGCGGCCGACGAACCGCTGCTGAGCGCCACCGACCTCTCCGTCGGCTACCCCACCGCCCCGGTTCGCGCGGGTCTGGACTTCCAGATCCGCCGGGGCCGGGTGACGGCCGTGACCGGGCGCAACGGCACCGGGAAATCGACGCTGGCGCTGACCCTGGGCGGCTTGTTACCGCCCCAGGGCGGCCGGCTCTGCGCGCAGGCGCAGTTCGCCCCCTCACCCAGACGTGTGGAACCCATCGGCTGGCGCTCCAAGGAGTTGCTCACCCGAATCGCCACCGTCTTCCAGGACCCCGAACACCAGTTCCTCACCGGCAGCGTGCGCGACGAGATCCTGCTCGGACCAAAAGCTCTGCGCCACAACAGCACCGAGACCGCCGCACGGGCCGACGAGCTGCTCGACCGGCTGCGTCTGAGCCACCTCGCGCATCGCAATCCCTACACCCTCTCAGGCGGCGAGAAACGCCGCCTGTCCGTGGCCACCGTCCTGATCACCCGGCCCGGGCTGATCGTCCTCGACGAGCCCACCTTCGGCCAGGATCGACGCACCTGGGTCGAACTCGTGGCGCTGCTCTCCGAGATCGCCGACAGTGGAACCGCGGTCGTCGCCGCCACCCACGATGACGAGTTCGTCGACCTGCTTGCCGACGACCGGATCGAGCTGCAGTGA
- a CDS encoding ECF transporter S component — translation MGQPHPDGTGSFHGTESFHGTESFQGTESFHGAGSSFRTGSLRWRVVDIVVASVLAVAAGLVFVIWNVAHSPITAPLNALLPGLQALAGGGWLFAGVLTALVIRKPGAALYGEVVAATVSALVGNQWGVLTIESGLVQGLGAELVFAVFLYRRWNLPVAILAGALAGVALAVNDLILWYPGAATAFAVIYTASAVISGAVIAGLLSWFVVRGLARTGALSRFESGRAFARSAT, via the coding sequence ATGGGTCAGCCCCACCCTGATGGCACCGGATCGTTTCATGGCACAGAGTCGTTTCATGGCACAGAGTCGTTCCAGGGCACCGAGTCGTTTCACGGCGCCGGGTCGTCCTTCCGGACCGGGTCGTTGCGCTGGCGGGTGGTCGACATCGTGGTCGCCAGCGTGCTCGCCGTCGCGGCGGGACTGGTGTTCGTCATCTGGAACGTCGCGCACAGCCCGATCACCGCGCCGCTGAACGCACTGCTGCCCGGCCTGCAGGCGCTCGCCGGTGGCGGGTGGCTGTTCGCCGGTGTGCTCACGGCACTGGTCATCCGCAAGCCCGGCGCGGCACTGTACGGCGAAGTCGTCGCGGCCACCGTGTCGGCGCTGGTCGGTAACCAATGGGGCGTGCTGACCATCGAATCGGGGCTGGTGCAGGGTCTGGGCGCCGAGCTCGTGTTCGCCGTGTTCCTGTACCGGCGGTGGAACCTGCCCGTCGCGATCCTCGCCGGCGCGCTGGCCGGGGTCGCGTTGGCCGTCAACGACCTGATCCTCTGGTACCCGGGGGCCGCCACCGCGTTCGCGGTCATCTACACGGCATCAGCGGTGATCTCCGGCGCCGTCATCGCCGGACTCCTGTCCTGGTTCGTCGTCAGAGGCCTGGCCCGGACCGGCGCCCTGAGCCGCTTCGAGTCCGGGCGGGCGTTCGCGCGTTCCGCCACCTGA
- a CDS encoding AAA family ATPase — translation MTPDDLVVSLVAADATTVLIDGRSGAGKSTLADHLQRRWSASSVVRLDDIYPGWDGLAWAVEHVGTQLLAPRAKGHPGRWRQWDWGTDAPGPWHTVQPGTRLIVEGVGALSAAHRALADLGIWVTAADEVRRRRALHRDGDTYRPHWDRWAAQEEQFISEFAPQAAADVTAVETGAGWSWSFHRR, via the coding sequence GTGACCCCGGACGATCTGGTCGTCAGCCTCGTCGCCGCCGACGCGACGACCGTGCTGATCGACGGGCGGTCGGGGGCGGGCAAGTCCACGCTGGCCGACCACCTGCAGCGGCGGTGGTCGGCCAGTTCGGTGGTCCGTCTCGACGACATCTACCCGGGCTGGGACGGGCTGGCGTGGGCGGTCGAGCACGTCGGCACCCAGCTGCTCGCACCCCGCGCAAAAGGTCACCCGGGACGATGGCGCCAGTGGGACTGGGGCACCGACGCCCCCGGGCCGTGGCACACGGTCCAGCCCGGCACCCGGCTCATCGTGGAGGGGGTCGGCGCGCTGTCCGCCGCGCATCGCGCGCTGGCCGATCTCGGCATCTGGGTGACCGCCGCCGACGAGGTGCGCCGCCGTCGCGCCCTGCACCGCGACGGCGACACCTATCGCCCGCACTGGGACCGCTGGGCAGCTCAGGAGGAGCAGTTCATCAGCGAGTTCGCGCCCCAGGCGGCCGCCGACGTCACCGCGGTCGAGACCGGCGCCGGGTGGTCCTGGAGCTTTCACCGGCGGTGA